One region of Trichosurus vulpecula isolate mTriVul1 chromosome 1, mTriVul1.pri, whole genome shotgun sequence genomic DNA includes:
- the LOC118833479 gene encoding pre-B lymphocyte protein 3-like, whose amino-acid sequence MTPHLLALLLANAVVTLLANSHPGPTQTDVLLVFPGQTARLLCALKPDFAIGNHGVSWYQQHPGSAPRFLLYYYSEEHQDRPPGIPARFSASKDTAQNACILTISPVQPEDDADYYCSVSYSF is encoded by the exons ATGACTCCTCACCTGCTGGCTCTGCTCTTGGCCAACGCTGTGGTGACCCTCCTGGCAA ACTCTCATCCAGGGCCCACCCAGACTGATGTCCTCCTGGTGTTTCCGGGGCAGACAGCCAGGCTGCTGTGTGCCCTGAAGCCGGACTTTGCCATCGGCAACCATGGGGTCTCCTGGTACCAGCAGCATCCGGGCAGCGCCCCTCGGTTCCTGCTCTACTATTACTCAGAGGAACATCAGGACCGGCCGCCCGGGATCCCTGCACGCTTCTCAGCCTCCAAGGACACGGCACAGAATGCCTGCATCCTGACCATCTCCCCCGTGCAGCCAGAGGATGATGCCGACTATTACTGCTCTGTGTCTTATAGCTTCTAG